The window AAGATGAAGATTCATTGTTAATTTGTGATTACTAAACTAGCATGATAGTATTAATAACTTGCATTattaaaggtattttttttttattaatttcaagaGGGGAATTTGAGATTTGTAATAGAGCATTAGATTGGGTACTCTTAGTCACTTTCAAGAgtaggaaatgtttgatcatTTGGTGTGGAAAATTAAGATTGAAAGGTACCCTCAGTGATCACAATTTGCATCTGGTAACGACTGTGTGAGAGATAGTTTGTCTTTTTCCCCTTCTCAAGAAAAGAGACGTGTCTGTTTTTCTTCCTTATTAagcaatgttttgaaaaacggTCCGCAATGGTAATTTCGGCCATATTTGGTGCAAAGTTGTCCacaattttttgtaatattaaggATTGTGGcgactgcaatttaaaaccttgctgATTAAATTTTCTGCATATTAGTTTCTTCAGAAACTGCATACACTACTGAGAAGCTCTTCTTGAATAGTAGTGTATATGACATGTTACTCTTGAAAGTGGTTGGAATTAGAGTTGTTTCTCCGATATCTGGAGAGTTGTGGACCGTTTGAAAATTGGAATAGTTTGGAGTATAACCTTTTCTTTGAGCTGTAACCGGATATGTTGAGGGTTTAAGATGGTATTTGATTGACATTGATGATCCCCTTTCCATGGGAAAATAATGGGTTCTTTGCTCTCAATCCCATGACATTTAAAGACAAATACTCTGAAGCTTCTTTTAGGTTAGTAAGTAATGGATTAACACTTTGAAATAGAAaaacagagaagaagaaaaaggggtAGATGCAGTTTGCCTTTGTTATATGAAGTTTACCATGTGTTGGGTCATGTAGCACATGCTTGATTCCTCCTTAAGCAATATCTTGGGTTCAATTCTTGTATACGGAATTAATCCTTGTCACGAGAGTTAGCTTTATCATGCTTTGGATGTTCCTAATTCAAACAAGATTGGTTTCTGAGAAAAATACCTATGGATGgtctagaaaataaaaaatggtttgAATGATGGTAAATAATTGTATTGTGATTTTCATGGAAtatatctttataaaaaatggtaggaacatgaatgttattgtaaATTATGATCATATATTTCCTTGAATAGCTTGCTCAAGTTCTGGTTGGGTCTTAGATGGCCAAGCACTGAACAACGAAACACGTTAAATAGAAAAGTAATTGGTTAGCTTCACTTGTAAGTTATAAGcctttttagtgatttcttTTACTAATTTTCCAAGACTTGATTGATAGTAAGTGCTGTCATTTGAGCTTGAGGAACTTAAAATTGGAAGGAAAAAGGTCCAATCCAGTTCCCTTGTAAACAAGCCGTGGCCTTATCAGaagcatatacatatatttaacaTGATATGTTGTGAACTTGTGATAATAACCAACCATGTCTTCCAAATGCATTCTTTACCATCAGTCATTATAATTGTTTATGTCAATACATTGAAGACTAAGCTTGTTATTCTGAGTATGATTTACATGTGATGAATCCaagttctttatttttattgttgcaATTATAAtaccttttctttatatatttggCAGCTGTGGCACTTGTGGTTATGAGCTGAACCTGTCCTCCTCGAACCGGAACACTGCATCCATTGGATCTAAATATGGGAAGTCCATAAAGCGAGGTATTATATCATTCTTCAGCATTGATCTTAGCAGATTTACCCAGGTTGATGAAATTCAGTGTGTGCCCCATTTTGATAAGCACTCATGGGGTTTGTTTCGCCGAAGAACCAAGCTTCTTTGTCGCAAATGTGGCAACCATATTGGAAATGCATACAATGGTTACACTTCGTCCTTTCCTCTTGTGACAGACGGAGCTGAATCATCTCCTAGCTCCAAAGTGGTCAGTCATACAAAATACGACATTCGCATTCGTGCCCTACAACCTTCATCTTCTGAAGAATCTGGAATCCCTGTGTATGCTTGAAATACCTGGTAAAAATAGTACTTCCTACACCGCCAAATCTGATGACAGGGtggttagaacttagaagttcATTAATATATGCAGATGGTTTGGCAAGTTTTTGTGCTTTCCCTAATGAAAATGTGACTAATAATCGTGTGAAAGAGttgtaagaattaaattaaaaagtattgaAGGTATGGGATTTTATGAAGTTGACTAAACCGTCAAAACTTCCGaggtaaaatattatattactgGGAAGAAAAACAGAACCTaagtggaaaagaaaaaaggaaaatatttttaaatgaattgtATGATTAGTGTGGTACGAAGGATGCTTCTTAACATCAGATTCACATTTAGTGACATTGACTTAATGGACAAGAAATATTGGTTAGTCATAAATGTTTACCACATACAAAAGTTTGTGGGACAAGAGTTATGGACAAATTAGTAGTCTAATATCTTAGCCTAACATGGATAAGGacatctttcttttgtttttgttttatcagTAGAACAACTTTCTTTTGTGGAAGGTTTGTTTAAAGGTTTagcttgagtttttttttttttggagaaagaGGTATCGGGGTTGGGTTGTTTTCCAAATCTCATACTCTCGATGCACACTTTCGCATGACTGAACCCTCGAATTTGTCCGTGATAACACATAAGcttttattaagaattaaaaaaaaatcccaccTTAAATTTTAGGAATCACAGGACCAAACCTAGAAAATTATGttcttattatcatttttttgtcctcgtaatcatttaaatattgtcattttgtatttttatgcaAAAATCGTTAATAATACCATTCAtaatcaagatttttttaaaaaaaatcaaagtaaaatgattaatttaccTGTTGATTgcaagttaaattttttaaattttcatttttgataatttttttagtaaatgcaagaataacataaatagttaatattGTATTATAAGATGTACATGCATTAAGAAAACAATTAAGTGGCTTCAAAGAACTCAATATTATTAAGCTTAGTTTTGATTCAATTGTTAAAATTTCTGTaatgaattttaattctttaaagaaaattttacaattaaaatcataccaattatcatatttttaagaagtttcaatttttttatgttcctaaTATCTCTTTACATTTTGTTTACCTTGTTACCCAACTGAAGAGAAACTGTCCTTAGGCAACATAATTTGCATTGCTACATTATaacaatatgtaaaaaaatattttaacatttatgtagactaaataaaaaatttggtgagtaaataaaaaattattaaaaaatatttatttttaaaatggagTCCTGGACGATCGTTCATCTTAACCGTGCTCAAGGCCATCACTAGTTATACAAGACCTTCACTAGTTATATAAGACCTTTTTAGAGATTATGATTAATGTTTAACAATCTAGGATGTACATATTAtatgacaatttcaatattctaaaaatatatagatatgATATATCTTTAGATGTATAAAAgttcataaaaattaagaatatatagTTGCAATTACGAAAATCTAAATTAAGAATATGTTTTTTCTGGCCATTACTAAAATCAAAGTACAAACTATAAAGAATTGTAATAATAAATCACTTATTATGGTCtacaaatagaaaataatatcataaattactttctattttttcttcattaggAGACAATCCTTTTATGTTTCTATATCATATATGTTTCCTTGTCAATTATGTAACTATATAAGTTTTCCACTGAAATAAATGGAACAAAAGAGAATTGAATTGTGTTAGAGaaactttaaatgttttttttccaaGATGAAATCTTTTTGAAGATAGCTAAGGTAGAATACTTGAAAAACATATTGATCAAAAGATCATCCAACATAGTTTTAGTCAAGTTTTGCAAACCAAGGTTTTAAGCAAATATCAtccaaaaatactaaaatagttTTCTCATAATATATTTTAGCCAAGAGCTTGTGCATTCAAGGTGTGCTAAATTGAACTCAAGAGAGAACAAGTTAAAGCTTTAAAGAAatagtataaatatttgatttatactggttcactcaaaCACTTGAGCTATGTCCAGTTCTCCTTCAAATCTTTGAAGGGCTctactaattaaactaattataaaGCAAGTATTCTACCTTGTCCCTTCTAGCATACATAAGTATTCTTAACTAGGCCACTTTTGGCACACCTTCCGTCTCCCCTTGAGATTGATAAACGCCAAATATTGTTTGATCATTAAGCCATTCTTGGCTTTCCAAACAATAGTTTGAATGAAATGCAATTTTGAATTAACTTTCCTAAAGAGGATAAACAATTAAGAACATATTACAAGTCACTTTGCTAAGCAAAGGATAACACTTTGAACACTTGTGGTTGATCGTCCAAAGACTTGTAAATATCATAGCAGATTTTAGCACCAACTCAATATCTCAAAATGTAGAGTTGTTGTATGTTGTGCTTAATGCTCCTTTTATAGACTTTAGAAAATATCCATTGTGGGATTAAAGCCTTTTGATAATTACTATACATTCTTGGTTTTTGCACTAAAATTACATAACAATTATCTTATTCCTTCTCTCTTAATGCTCTATTTGATCCAAAAAGATAAGAATTTAGGTTCTTTTGGATTTTTAGCTTAAGAAAGTTAATGTTAGTGAACATTATAGTTTTAGCTTTGTTTTCTAGAGTTTTGGTATAACAACAATGGGCTGGaagatgttgaaaatctaaagtAGCCTGCTTAGCAAGCTTGTGCGAGCTCAACGTAAGAAGCCTAGCTTGGAGGGACATGTGTCAAGcatccaatggttttcaagctATTTGTATTGTGTATGTGCGCTCAGTGCACACACTAAGGCTTAGTGCGCTGCCACTTAAGCCAGTTGTACTGTGCATGGTACACAACACGCATATGGAGGCTTTGGAAAAACATGATAGTTCAACGTTTTTGAGGAGTTTAAAAGGGCACCATTCCATTGGACAAAGAAATATTGCTTAGGGAATTTTTTGGAGTCTGAAACCACTTTTGGAGCCCTTCTTCTTCCATGTTCtacattttctttgtttcttattCATGTTTTAGGTCTCTCATGGCCATGAGAGGCTAAATCACCCTTTGTTGGGAGGCTTAGATACCAAAAATTTTGTGATGTAAGGATCTCTACTATCCATTTGATGTTATTTTAGTATTACTACTTCCTTTCTATGTTTATTGCTTTGtttatggtttgatcacccatataCATGTATGTTATATTGTTTTAATCATTGAGAAATTCTTTTATGCTAAAACCTTGGAGGAACTTCTAAGTAACCCATATCTAGGGATGAAATGGTGTTGGTTAACCTTATTTATCCATCTTTACTGTTAAAACAAGTTACTTGGTTTAGATTTCTAAGGGATTAGGAGTGAAATCAAGTGACTAAGGTTTTTTCACACGAGAAATCATGGTTAGAGTAGATTGGTTGGTGAAGGTAATAGTTGGAATAACTTTAAATggtgaaaaattattaacattacatcaagagttcaCTTGGTAGTGTTAAAGTATGGGGGGCAACATGAAGATTAAGCTTTAAAGTTTGaagagttttgtcttgttacaTGCCTAACTCATTGAGCGGCATTTGTATTGAATGTTGCATCTTAATCTTAAGCTATCCAtatgtacatcatgcatcatcatgtagagatatgaagattgtttctaaagttagaaaccTCTTCAATGCATAaactctctattttaatcaattaccaattatCTGTAATCGACTACACAAGTCTTTTGAGAAGCTTGCATAGAGATCCTCATTATGGTTTAGTTGATTACCAGTTattcataatcgattacacaattttgttgAGACCATGTCTGGTTTTCATGAGTctctactttaatcgattaccaagttatcataatcgattacatcattcTTGAAAGTGTTCCCAGGAGTGATCAAGGatactttaatcgattaaatcaagaatctaATTGATTGCATTGTTCATGAAAGCTTTCCAGGTgttgggaagaacactttaatcgattaaaatgataatataatcgattacttatgtgagataatcgattacattggcAATTTGAATTACAAGtggttataattgttttctttataaataaccaccttgtgttctcacttttATAGAATTTGAATGAGATTTTTGTAGGAGCTTTTGTGACTCACACACTCTAGTCTTCGTTTCTGAAGCATTCATGGTTAAAATGAGTTGTTAACATCTTGTGAGATCAAGAAGAGATCCATTCAATTAAGCGTTGGTTCTTGCATTTGAATGACCAGGTTGTCTCTCTCCTTGACTCAGTTTTCATATGTTTTTACATGTTATTACAACATATGCATGAGTTTCTAAAAGCATGCTAGAATAgagttttctagtttgggctaagggtaGGTGTTTCTTAGGCATTCATTCACAAAGGACCGTAGGATTGAGTGCCTTAATCTCTTTTTCTGGGTAGGAACTGAGATTGATTGCGATTGCTTGTAAGAACTCAAAGTGCATAGTGGAAATTTAATTCAGGATGAATTAGATTTCTTGGGGTAGCTTCTCTATAGATAGAGAGTAATATGAATCTTGttgttcatcttctcttgaatcttatCTCTCTCACATTCTTTATCCATTTGTtgaatttaaagatatttatttttttaaagaactttaacaaaagGATATTATGGATGAGTGATTGATTAGatattggttttaaataaaacatttgtgATACGATTCTTGgaagaaaaagtttttcaaaactcaagttttattttgatttgttttcaaaaccaattcacccctcccctcttggtttgtgagttccatcatctttttcaattaGTATTAGAGCTACATCTTGAAAGTTTCTCAAGATCACAGTTTTTCAAAAATGGGCTCTaaacaaatcactttcaaagaTGATGCTTCTCTCAATCGACCACCATTGTTTAAGGGggaacatttataatttttacaaaagagaatgGAAATCTTTATTCGGTCAATTAATCTCAGTGCATGGAATGCTATTGTTAAAGGGCCATTTATAGCAACTAAAGAAGTCAATGGTGAATTGGTTCCTTAAGAATGGGATGAGATGAAAGATGAcgagaaaagaaaagtgcaagatgataaaaaaaagctaaaaacattttaatttttggtttgtCTTCTgatgaattttttcatattgCAAGGTGCAAAAGTGCAAAGGAGATATGGAAAATGCTTGAAGTCACTCATGAAGGCACTATAGATGTAAGAAGAGCAAGAAAACACACTATTGTATTTGAATACGAAGCATTTCAAATGAAGAATGTTGAAACCATCTCAGAACTTCAAACTAGATTCACTCATATAGTGAATCACTTGCTTGGTCTTGGAAAAACTTTTGAAGATGATGAGCTAAACATCAAGATCCTCAACTGTCTTACAAGAACTTGGGAATCGAGGATAACAACAATCAAGGAATCCAAGGACTTGGCAACTATGTCAATGGAAGCTCTCTTCAGAAAATTTCTTGCATATGAACATGAGTTGATTCAACAATCTCTTGTAGAagatacaaaaaagaaaaagggattgCATTCAAGGTTAGTTCCACAAAGGAAGATCACAAAGAAATCTTTAATAATGATGAAGATGTGGAGAATTTAAGCTTGATGGTGAAAAATTTTGGAAAATTTCTCAAAAGGTCAAAAGACAAAAAGTTCTCTAAACCTTCAATGAAGGTGGAAAGCAACAACAACACCTTCACATGCTTCAAATGCGGGAAGCAAGACCACATCAAATCAGACTGTCCTATTTATCTTAGAaaacaactttttgaaaagaaaagaaaaaggatagaaaatagaaaaaggcCTACATAGCTTGGGAAGACAATGCGTCATCATCCTCTGATTCTTCTAGTGAATAAGAAGTTGCAAATGTGTGCTTAATGACTAATTCAAAGGATGACTCCTCAACCATTGATGAAACTGACGTAAATTCtgaatttaaaaaagttttgGAAGCGTTTAATGAAATGCATGAAGAAGCACAAAGGCTTGTTGTTTCAAACAATAAGTTGAGAAGCGATCTAAAATGGCATATCACTAAATTGTCTGCATCACAAAGTGAGATTGATAAATTGAGGcaagaaaatgataaacttGCTTTAAGTTATAAAGCCATTGGTTATGTTTGTGCTTCTACTTCTCTTAATATGTATGATTACAAATCTTTTCAAAATGAGTGTGAAAagtttaaaaaggatttttatgaaaagttgcAAACTGATCTTTCATACCTTAAAGATccttttagaaaaatgaacaaAGGAAAGAGTCATCTTAGTCACTTACTCAATATGCAAAAGCATACTATCGATAAGATTGATTTGGGGGTATAACTAGCAAACTGACTTTTCCATGAAAACCAAGTTTCCAAAAAGGTGAACCCAAACAAGGtctcttaaaagaaaaacatagtgCATCCTAAGCCTAAAGCAAAGACTtgtcataaatataatttatattttaaaaaatatataaataaattaaatttttaaaaataagatgagtTCCATGCGAATTTCCCCAAACAGTAGTACCCTCAAGTAGCGCCTTAAACTCTTCAGTGGGTTTATGAGTATAGCCTTCATACTTCTTCCACTTTGGAGTAGAATGTGGCTTTACTAGGTAAATGATGATCTCTTGAGGTTCTAGTGGCACCAAGTTTGCTTCATTTGCTTTATTCTAAGCATTCTTTTTTGCATTCAACAACGAAAAATTCTATCTTGCCCTCTTGAGAGATTCAGACTGACCATCTACTTATTCTTCAAAAGAAATTGTCCTAAGACAATGTGGGATGGTTGTTACTACAAGAACAAAGTGTGGACCATCCCACACGTTTTGTGTCAAGTGATAAGATGAATCAAGatcctcaatatttttttattaaatacaaataattacaaGATTTAAAAGTTGCGTCTTATATGACATCAGATGAGTGCATTGTATTTGTGTTTGATAGATCAAATAAAACCAGATAGATTGATGCTAAGccttgataaaatatttaagacaTTATTTAATACTGTGTCTGATATTTGTTTTGCAAAAAATGTCTTCAAAACATTCTTCCTAAGATTTATCAAAGGCCAAAGAAGAGAATAATCAAAGACTTTAAAAGaacaatatcttaaaatatgtGCTAGCTACACTTGTTGTGACAAACTACTCTGAGCAAAAGCACATTGACTTTGGTTGAAGTATGTCTCAAGAAAGCTAAAGAGAGTGACGTTTCAGCATGGGGAGGACATGCATTTAATGCTCCAATAGACACTTCTTCATATGCATCCTCTCAATGAAAAAAATGGAGTTGTTTAGAGACAACAAACACTTGCTAAAAAATTCCTATAAATATGAAACGTTTTGAAGAGTTAAAGACACAAACCAATATACTAATAATTGAAATTAGTTGTTCCCACTTCTCTAAGTCTTTCTTTGTAAATTCTTAAGTTGTAAAACTTTCAAAACACTATGTAAATCCTAAGAGAAAAAGACTAAATGGTGAATTTGTATATCGGTCTGCAAGACGATTAAGCTAGTCTATGTGCAAACAAACCTCAACAAATTTGTTGATTTGCTTTCGAGTTAAAAGTAGCTAGGTAGAGAAAGAATACTTGTGTTGTAAAGCTTAGGCATAAGTTGTGTTGTAAAAATCATAAGTGACAAGgaaaaatacttgtaacttttgTGAAAGTTAGTAGAACTTGATATGTTATTAAGAACCGGACATAATCTTAGTAATAAAGATAAACCAATATAAAACTCTCTCATCTTATATCTTTATTGTCTTTTATTTCAATTGACTAGggttcaaatttgattttggatTTTGAAAAGGGTTTGTAACAATATCTACAATTATTGTCTAATCATATCTATTTGTGAaaatttctccttctttttgGTAAAATATTATCAAACGATAGCTTTAGAAAAGGCgtacaaaaaattttaaaatcacaattcagtctctttttttatgatatttgtcTTTACACTTCGTTgttaagtttgaatttgattttgggATGAAGAGGTGTATATAATGAATGTAGTATTGGGGAGGTATAAAGCCTTCCGTTTGGCATGGCCATGATGCACATTAATATTAGAGACAGAATTTACTTATACATACCAGCGTCGACAACCAAATTGATTGATATTTGtcttagttataaaaaaaaattgttttacttGTAATCTTACTATCTAAATTGATGTGTATAGTATCAATTTTAAgaaccaaattaattaatgttttactCTAACAAATACCTTATTGGATTTTACATATTATGGTGTAATCAAAAGATTCTTCATAACTCTAGTAAATTTTTATTGCAGTTACATCCGACATTGTTCTTATATCATGAGCATGCAAATTTTTGTTTGGGGTGCCGTTGATTATTGCGTTTGTCATTTACAAATGGCGAAAAAGACATTTATCCATGTATGAAAGTATTGAAAACTATCTAGAACAAAACAACTTGATGCCTATTAGATACTCATACAAGGAAATTAAGAAGATGGGTGGGGGTTTCAAAGACAAGTTGGGCGAAGGAGGATATGGACATGTGTTCAAGGGAAAGTTGCGTAGTGGGCCTAGTGTGGCAATTAAAATATTGGGTAAATTAAAAGGTAATGGACAAGATTTTATCAATGAAGTTGCAACTATTGGAAGAATACATCATCAAAATGTAGTACAATTAATTGGATTTTGTGTTGAGGGATCAAAACGTGCTTTGCTTTGTGAATTTATGCCCAGTGGATCTCtcgataaatttattttttctaaagatGGAAGTAAGCATTTAAGCTatgacaaaatatataatatatcaattGGAGTTGCTCGTGGGATTTCTTATCTCCACCATGGGTGTGAGATGCAGATTTTGCATTTTGATATCAAGCCCCACAACATCTTACTAGATGAAAATTTTATCCCAAAAATCTCTGACTTTGGATTGGCAAAGCTATATCCAATAGATAATAGCATTGTCACAATGACTGGAGTAAGAGGGACAATTGGGTACATGGCTCcagaattattttataaaaatattggaggaaTATCCTATAAGGCTGATGTTTATAGTTTTGGAATGCTTTTGATGGAGATGGCAAGTAAAAGGAAAAACCTAAATCCTTATGCAGAGCGTTCAAGCCAACTATACTATCCTTTTTGGATTTATAATCATCTTGTAGAAGAGAAAGATATAGAAACGAAAGATGTCACAGAGgaggaaaataaaatagcaaAGAAGATGATCATAGTTGCACTATGGTGCATACAATTGAAACCAAATGATCGTCCATCGATGAACAAGGTAGTGGAAATGCTTGAAGGAGACATTGAGAACCTAGAAATACCCCCAAAGCCTACTCTATATCCACATGAAACGACGATAAGGGATCAAAGAACACCAAACAATATCGAATGACTTCATTAGTTCTGATTTTTCCATGTAAATTGTAACTAACCTTCTGCTAGAGAATACTATTTGGAAATGCACAATAGCTTATTATTTGTATCCACTTTCTTGTCTTGAACACTTGTTCATTTATTGTTTATATCATTGGTAGTGAAGGAAAAATCCATAAATCTCTGGTGTTTAATCCCTTATCTTATTAGATGATAGGGAAAATCAGAAAATTAGTtgaatatattcatatttaatttaataagtatAAGAGAATATTCTCTATgattttctaatatttaaatGGCTTGTGGTGGTTAAAAGTTGTTGATGATAATACtcccttaaaaataaaagtagcttctagttagtttaaaatttaaaatgcacATCAGTTAATTTTTGGAAGAAGAGAATGTGCCTAGAACATAGCAGTTACTAGAAGGTGGATCAATTCAATATGCAACTATAAGTCGATTATCAACAACCAATCAATTTTTAACAACTATCAGCTGATTTAAGCATTCAAGATCAATCGAGTGATGCCCAAACCATGTTCTAGGTGGTTATTAAGTGGAGAAAACATGGTTTAGTGGTAGATATGAGTTTGTAACCTATAAATAAGTTGTGTACATCAAATTTAACAACATACTAAATCCAAAACA of the Glycine max cultivar Williams 82 chromosome 13, Glycine_max_v4.0, whole genome shotgun sequence genome contains:
- the LOC100777814 gene encoding uncharacterized protein isoform X2, producing MDDSAFKRDGHFNRTYSCSSQRDVRYSCGTCGYELNLSSSNRNTASIGSKYGKSIKRDGAESSPSSKVVSHTKYDIRIRALQPSSSEESGIPVYA
- the LOC100781031 gene encoding rust resistance kinase Lr10 → MLEVTHEGTIDVRRARKHTIVFEYEAFQMKNVETISELQTRFTHIVNHLLGLGKTFEDDELNIKILNCLTRTWESRITTIKESKDLATMSMEALFRKFLAYEHELIQQSLVEDTKKKKGLHSRSKDKKFSKPSMKVESNNNTFTCFKCGKQDHIKSDSCKFLFGVPLIIAFVIYKWRKRHLSMYESIENYLEQNNLMPIRYSYKEIKKMGGGFKDKLGEGGYGHVFKGKLRSGPSVAIKILGKLKGNGQDFINEVATIGRIHHQNVVQLIGFCVEGSKRALLCEFMPSGSLDKFIFSKDGSKHLSYDKIYNISIGVARGISYLHHGCEMQILHFDIKPHNILLDENFIPKISDFGLAKLYPIDNSIVTMTGVRGTIGYMAPELFYKNIGGISYKADVYSFGMLLMEMASKRKNLNPYAERSSQLYYPFWIYNHLVEEKDIETKDVTEEENKIAKKMIIVALWCIQLKPNDRPSMNKVVEMLEGDIENLEIPPKPTLYPHETTIRDQRTPNNIE
- the LOC100777814 gene encoding uncharacterized protein At4g08330, chloroplastic isoform X1, producing MDDSAFKRDGHFNRTYSCSSQRDVRYSCGTCGYELNLSSSNRNTASIGSKYGKSIKRGIISFFSIDLSRFTQVDEIQCVPHFDKHSWGLFRRRTKLLCRKCGNHIGNAYNGYTSSFPLVTDGAESSPSSKVVSHTKYDIRIRALQPSSSEESGIPVYA